A window of the Flavobacterium sangjuense genome harbors these coding sequences:
- the greA gene encoding transcription elongation factor GreA — protein sequence MSTVSYYTAEGLKKLREELDQLKSIERPKASQAIAEARDKGDLSENAEYDAAKEAQGMLEMRIAKLEEVHSNARLIDETHLDVSKVLVLSNVKIKNQANGMELKYTLVAESEADLKSGKISVTSPIGKGLLGKSVGQVAEITVPNGKLNFEVLEISRD from the coding sequence ATGAGTACAGTATCGTATTACACAGCAGAAGGATTAAAGAAATTAAGAGAAGAATTAGATCAATTAAAAAGCATAGAAAGACCTAAAGCTTCACAGGCTATTGCAGAGGCAAGAGACAAAGGCGACTTGTCTGAAAATGCAGAATATGACGCAGCAAAAGAAGCGCAGGGAATGCTTGAAATGAGAATTGCTAAGCTGGAAGAAGTACATTCAAACGCCAGATTAATAGACGAAACACATCTTGATGTTTCAAAAGTTTTGGTTTTATCTAATGTAAAAATTAAAAACCAGGCTAATGGAATGGAGTTGAAATATACTTTAGTTGCAGAAAGCGAAGCGGATTTAAAATCCGGAAAAATTTCTGTTACCTCACCAATTGGTAAAGGATTATTAGGAAAATCGGTTGGACAGGTTGCTGAAATTACCGTTCCAAACGGGAAATTAAACTTTGAAGTTTTGGAGATTTCACGAGATTAA
- a CDS encoding HIT family protein: protein MSSIFTKIVNGEIPCYKIAEDENYLAFLDVNPNAKGHTLCIPKQEIDKIFDMDEALYLGLMKFSRNVAKAVEKTVACKRIGVAVVGLEVPHTHVHLIPLHDMDDMRFQRKVSLTKEEFEQLASDISANL from the coding sequence ATGAGTAGCATTTTCACCAAAATAGTTAACGGAGAAATACCTTGTTATAAAATAGCAGAGGATGAAAACTATTTGGCTTTTTTGGATGTAAATCCGAATGCGAAAGGACACACGCTTTGTATTCCGAAACAGGAAATCGATAAGATTTTTGATATGGATGAGGCATTGTATTTGGGCTTAATGAAATTTTCCAGAAACGTTGCCAAAGCGGTTGAAAAAACTGTGGCTTGTAAACGCATTGGTGTTGCTGTTGTCGGACTTGAAGTACCCCATACACACGTGCATTTAATTCCGTTACACGATATGGACGATATGCGTTTTCAAAGAAAAGTATCGCTAACCAAAGAAGAATTTGAGCAATTGGCTTCGGACATAAGTGCTAATTTGTAG
- a CDS encoding Rieske (2Fe-2S) protein, with translation MKSKIHEFQKNKLLRMSNKILVLLAFFPFIFACDGGSINNNNPNIPNYQVNLILNLSLPAYSNLQFASNHIVDYSPGSGARGVVVFNAGGNFLAFDLACPNQPYNTCTSPMTITGIEAKCLCDNTTYNLFSGQSPGQHYPMKQYRVEVSGGYLYVTN, from the coding sequence ATGAAATCGAAGATTCACGAATTCCAAAAAAACAAACTACTGCGCATGAGTAATAAGATTTTAGTTTTGTTGGCGTTTTTCCCTTTTATCTTCGCTTGTGATGGTGGAAGCATCAATAACAACAATCCAAATATCCCAAATTATCAGGTGAATTTAATACTGAATTTGAGCTTACCTGCTTATAGCAATTTACAATTTGCCAGCAATCATATCGTAGATTATTCACCGGGTTCAGGCGCAAGAGGCGTTGTAGTTTTTAATGCCGGCGGTAACTTTCTTGCTTTTGATTTGGCTTGTCCGAACCAACCCTATAACACTTGCACTTCGCCAATGACTATTACAGGCATTGAAGCAAAATGTTTGTGTGATAATACAACTTACAATTTATTTTCAGGGCAATCTCCTGGACAGCATTATCCAATGAAACAATACCGTGTAGAAGTTAGCGGCGGTTATTTATATGTAACCAATTAA